In Candidatus Binataceae bacterium, one DNA window encodes the following:
- a CDS encoding DUF4922 domain-containing protein codes for MIDALEDLFRRQERAWPQLAQGMEGLARAETRPVRIDWFDVFIRHIPHRVTSTTAPVDRESIAKRPCFLCQRNLPPEEEGLRFGEDFTIYCNPFPIVDRHLTIAHREHGAQRLANRFGNMLDLAAALPGYFVVYNGPECGASAPDHMHFQAGSRVLFPIASDTAGLTGATVPNYGRNVLVFRGRERSALTDRMDRALELLIEVTRKPGEPLVNLAVFHERGEWIAYLFPRGKHRPEVFYTGELTVSPATIDLCGIFVVPLKRDFEKITGRAIAAIFREVTLRDSQFREVAAMLESGR; via the coding sequence ATGATCGACGCACTGGAAGACCTGTTCAGGCGGCAGGAGCGGGCGTGGCCGCAGCTCGCGCAGGGTATGGAGGGTCTCGCGCGGGCTGAGACCCGGCCGGTGCGGATCGACTGGTTCGACGTCTTCATCCGCCACATCCCGCATCGTGTTACCAGCACGACTGCGCCCGTGGACCGGGAATCGATCGCCAAGCGCCCCTGCTTTCTATGCCAGCGAAATCTGCCGCCGGAGGAGGAGGGCCTGCGTTTCGGCGAGGACTTCACGATCTACTGCAATCCTTTTCCGATCGTGGATCGCCATCTGACGATCGCTCATCGCGAGCACGGCGCACAGCGCCTCGCGAACCGCTTCGGCAATATGCTCGACCTTGCGGCGGCCCTGCCCGGATATTTCGTGGTCTACAATGGTCCGGAATGCGGAGCGTCCGCGCCCGACCATATGCATTTTCAGGCGGGCTCGCGCGTATTATTTCCCATCGCGAGCGATACCGCCGGCTTGACGGGTGCAACGGTGCCGAACTACGGCCGCAATGTGCTGGTGTTTCGTGGACGGGAGCGATCGGCGCTAACCGACCGGATGGATCGCGCGCTCGAGCTGCTTATCGAAGTGACGCGCAAACCCGGCGAGCCGCTGGTCAACCTCGCGGTCTTTCACGAGCGCGGCGAATGGATTGCGTACCTGTTCCCGCGCGGAAAGCATCGGCCCGAGGTCTTTTACACCGGCGAGCTGACGGTAAGTCCGGCGACGATCGATTTGTGCGGGATATTTGTCGTGCCGCTCAAGCGCGATTTCGAAAAAATCACCGGGCGTGCGATTGCCGCAATCTTTCGCGAGGTCACCTTGCGTGACAGCCAGTTTCGCGAGGTCGCAGCCATGCTGGAGAGCGGTCGTTGA
- a CDS encoding glycosyltransferase family 2 protein, producing the protein MKIAYPGIAYPDDYSSASIQRLVDAAESDVLFIGNPRIKIEPGPRMFDRMAQVIRATGAGWVYGDAVGRPRIDYQRGSIRDGFDFGPVVGVSVEAARESGIQPDWRWGGLYDLRLRISERRAVMRIPEPLCSVADAPAAGHAQFDYVDPRNRDYQVEMEQIATAHLKRIGAWLSPRFEKAPAPARAFPVKASVVIPVRNRERTILDAVRSALAQSADFEFNLIVVDNHSTDRTTEILRTVGDSRVTHIVPARRDLGIGGCWNEAIYSEACGQYAVQLDSDDLYADDGVLRRIVAELEAGPYAMVVGAYTLVDFSLKEIPPGLVDHREWSRENGRNNALRINGLGAPRAFDTSVLRRIGFPNVSYGEDYAVALRISRDYEIGRIYDSVYLCRRWEGNSDSALPLEVANRYDFYKDWLRTVEIQARMRR; encoded by the coding sequence GTGAAAATCGCATATCCGGGGATCGCGTATCCCGACGACTACTCGTCGGCAAGTATCCAGAGGCTCGTCGATGCCGCCGAATCCGATGTCCTTTTTATCGGCAATCCGCGGATTAAGATCGAGCCCGGACCGCGCATGTTCGACCGCATGGCGCAGGTCATCCGCGCGACCGGCGCCGGGTGGGTTTACGGCGACGCCGTGGGCCGTCCTCGCATCGACTATCAGCGCGGGAGTATCCGAGACGGCTTCGACTTCGGCCCGGTGGTTGGCGTGTCGGTCGAGGCCGCGCGCGAGTCGGGAATCCAGCCGGATTGGAGGTGGGGAGGGCTATACGACCTGCGGCTCAGGATCTCGGAGAGGCGCGCCGTCATGCGGATTCCCGAGCCGCTCTGCAGCGTGGCCGATGCGCCGGCGGCGGGTCATGCGCAATTCGACTACGTCGATCCGCGAAACCGCGACTACCAGGTTGAAATGGAGCAAATCGCGACCGCGCATCTTAAACGCATCGGTGCATGGCTCAGTCCGCGTTTCGAGAAGGCTCCGGCTCCGGCGCGGGCATTTCCGGTAAAGGCCAGCGTCGTCATCCCAGTCCGCAATCGCGAGCGCACCATTCTCGACGCCGTACGAAGCGCGCTCGCTCAAAGCGCGGATTTCGAATTCAACCTGATCGTCGTCGACAATCATTCGACGGACCGGACAACCGAAATTCTCCGCACCGTCGGCGATTCGCGAGTCACGCACATTGTTCCCGCGCGCCGCGACCTCGGAATCGGCGGATGCTGGAACGAGGCGATCTACTCGGAAGCCTGCGGGCAATACGCGGTTCAGCTTGACTCCGACGATCTCTACGCCGATGACGGGGTCCTGCGGCGGATCGTCGCGGAGCTCGAGGCGGGACCGTATGCGATGGTCGTCGGCGCCTACACGCTGGTCGATTTTTCCTTGAAGGAGATTCCGCCCGGCCTTGTCGACCATCGCGAATGGAGCCGCGAGAACGGCAGAAACAACGCGCTTCGCATCAACGGTCTCGGCGCGCCGCGCGCGTTCGATACGTCGGTCCTGCGGAGAATCGGATTTCCCAACGTCAGCTACGGAGAGGACTACGCGGTAGCGCTGCGCATCAGCCGCGACTACGAGATCGGCAGGATCTACGACTCCGTCTATCTCTGCCGGCGTTGGGAAGGCAACAGCGACAGCGCGCTGCCGCTCGAGGTCGCGAACCGTTACGATTTTTACAAGGACTGGCTCCGGACTGTCGAGATCCAGGCTCGGATGCGCAGATGA
- a CDS encoding N-acetylmuramoyl-L-alanine amidase-like domain-containing protein, whose protein sequence is MKQAHPRGLNRRRAQQLLSKGKDDPSISGRIDILSRLFLGYPYKSNPLIGSAEQAEVFTASLDAFDCVTFIETVLALALASCVGDFSRWLRRMRYDRGRIEWERRNHYVTDWIRNNVREGVIRPIAMPAVPVIDRERVLNVLPGLAARRMRVKCMPKGSLARAAKYLQSGDLMFFASTRRNLDVFHAGIIVRDGARPRMRHASRSQGGVVEQELAEFLKANRMAGVIVMRPQGMGRRAAVGNSGARNPSSLKRRGAKNRGAR, encoded by the coding sequence AGGGAAAGGACGACCCCTCCATCAGCGGACGAATCGATATTCTCTCCCGCCTGTTCCTTGGTTATCCGTACAAATCGAACCCGCTGATTGGCTCGGCCGAGCAGGCCGAAGTGTTCACGGCATCGCTGGACGCATTCGACTGTGTCACCTTCATCGAAACGGTCCTGGCCCTCGCGCTGGCTTCCTGCGTCGGCGACTTCAGCAGATGGCTGCGAAGGATGAGGTACGATCGGGGACGCATCGAGTGGGAACGGCGAAACCATTATGTGACTGACTGGATTCGCAACAACGTACGCGAAGGAGTAATCAGGCCGATCGCAATGCCGGCCGTGCCAGTTATCGACCGCGAACGGGTGCTGAACGTGTTGCCTGGACTTGCCGCGCGGCGGATGCGGGTAAAATGTATGCCGAAGGGGTCATTGGCGCGCGCCGCAAAATATCTGCAGAGCGGCGATCTGATGTTTTTCGCGTCCACGCGCAGGAATCTCGACGTCTTTCATGCCGGAATCATCGTGCGCGACGGCGCGCGGCCCCGCATGCGTCACGCGTCGCGCAGCCAGGGCGGCGTGGTAGAGCAGGAATTGGCCGAGTTTCTAAAGGCGAATCGGATGGCCGGCGTCATCGTGATGCGGCCGCAAGGGATGGGGCGGCGCGCTGCGGTTGGTAACTCAGGTGCGCGAAATCCTTCCTCGCTAAAAAGACGCGGCGCGAAGAACCGGGGTGCAAGGTGA